From the Salmo trutta chromosome 25, fSalTru1.1, whole genome shotgun sequence genome, the window CTCTCAGGCTTGGCCTGATGCAGACTGTACTTTGATGCCGCAGTGTGTTTTGACCGGTAAGGCTCAGGAGTCTTACTTACCTTTTAGCGCTACAGATAGCAACGATTACGTGAAGGTTTAAACTGTGGCATGCATGCTTACAAGTTGGTCCCTGAAGCGTATCAACAGCGTTTCAGAACGTTTAAAGGTGAAAAACAGTCCCACATTGAGGTTTCACAGGATTTGGTAACTCAATTCATTCGTTGGTGTACTGCATCAGCAGTCACTAGTTTTGAAGATTTGTGCAACCTGGTTGTCCTCGAACAATTTAAAGAATCTGTCCCTAATCGTCTTGCTACCTATATAAATGAACATAAAGGACGGACTGCATCTGAAGCTGCTGTTTTGGCAGATGAGTATGTACTGACCCACAAACAGTTTGAGGGTCCTGTATGCGAGATTGGGGGCAGAGTAACAGTTCAAGTGGATTTCAGTCAGTACATTCCTTTGGTTCTGGTAATGACACATTTCCATCTAGATCCAAACATGGTTCATGTGGACAGAATGATGTAAGAAAATCTGTAATTATTGTCACGGTAAAGGCCACTGGAAGAATGAATGTTCTGTCCTTGGTAAAACTGCAGCAGCTTGGCCAGCACACATTTAAAACGTGTTGTGTTAGCTGGGCCTGTTCCTCATGTTAATCCTGTTGTGCAAGCTCAAGAATTGTCCAAAACTTTTTGTACTGATTATTTGCCGTTTGTCACAGAGGGTTATGTTTCCCTATTGGGAAGTGATGTGCCAGTAAAGATCCAGTGAGACACTGGTGCCTCTGAATCATATGTTTTGGAGTCTGTTCTGCCTTCTCTGGAGACAGATACAGGAACCAGTGTCTGGACTCAAGGGATGGGTTTGAATACATTGGCTGTACCCTTGCACAAAGTCCAGGGTGAGGTTTCCCTTGCGGTACGTCCCTTTCTGCCTGTTGACGATGTTCATGTGATTTTGGGTAACTTAGCCGGTAGTCGTGTCTGGTGTGATGCATCTCCTCTGGTCATTTCTCATACCCCATCCCATGTAGGGATTATCAATGAAAATGTACAGAGATTCCCGGAGGTATTCTCTGCATGCGCTGTGACTCGTGCTATGAGTAGTGCTGACACTACGGTCAAAATGGAACTTACACAACACATAGCCGAAAAGTTTGATAAtccattaacctctatgggctaggtgggacgtgaccgtcccacctgcgggacacgaccgtcccacctgcgggacacactattcaacagccagtgaaatagcatggcgcgacatgcaaaacagcaaaaatctcgtAATTtatttttctcaaacaatcaactactttacaccattttaaagataagactcgttaatctaaccacattgtctgatttcaaaaaggctttacggcgaaagcataaaattagattatgttaggacataaacttcacaagaaaaaccacacagccattttccaagcaaggacatgcatcacaaaaaccaaaagtacagctaaaatattcactgacctttgatgatcttcatcagatggcactcataagacttcatgttatacaatacatgtatgttttcctcgataaagttcatatttctatccaaaaacagcattttacattggcgcatgatgttcagaaaatgtattcgcaccaaacctccggtgaatgtgcacatcaatttacaaaaatactcatcataaacgttgatcaaatttacaacagttattgaaagaattatagatacactactccttgacgcaaccgctttgtcatatttcaaaataactttacggagaaagcacattgttcaatattctgagtacatagctcagccatcgaagcaagctatacagctacccgccaagttctggcatcaacaaaactctgaattagtattataaatattctcttacctttgctgatcttcatcagaatgcactccgaggactcctacttccacaaaaaatgtttgttttgttcgaaatactccatatttatgtccaaatacctccgttttgtttgtgcgttcagatcactatccaaaggcataacgagCGAGCGTAAATCaggacacgaaaagtcaaaatgttccattaccggtcatagaaacatgtcaaacattgctTACAATCAAACCTTAGGGTATTTgtaacataaaacgttgataatattccaaccagacaatagcgtattcattccaggagaaaaagaaggaacggtgcgcTCACGCATACccaagccctttgtccataggtagtccactcattgactgagctactattctctgcccagtaacaggagaaggaggaaacaagtttctaaaggctgttgacagccaatggaagccttaggaagtgcaacatgaccccacagacactgtagtttcaatagggAAAAGTTCTTCAAAAGAAGAACTCCAATTCTCAggtttcccacttcctggttggattcttctcatgtttttgcctgccatatgagttctgttatactcacagacatcattcaaacagttttagaaacatcagagtgttttctacccaaatctactaataataagcaaatatttgactctgggcccgagtattaggcagtttactctggacatgcttttcatccgaaatcgaaaatactgccccctatagcctAAAAAGTTAAATGATTTACCTTTGCCTATGTCCTGTAGTGCTCTTGTGATGGAGCAGTCCACTGATCCTACCTTAAAAGGTTTATTTGATCAAGTACTTCCGGTTGAGGAGGTAAGGAGTGCTGCCCAGGGTCACTACATTCAAGATCAGTTGTTGGTGAGGAAATGGACGCCTCACTGCAAAAGTTGTGGGTGATGCTATTGTTCAGATTGTGGTTCCTTCTAAGCTTTGATATCTAGTTTTGAAAACATCTCATGTTTCTGGTCACTTAGGGGTTAGTAAAACCTATGATCGAATTTAGCAACATTTTTATTGGCCTCGTTTAAAGAAAGACATTTCCGCTTACATCAAAACATGCCATGTTTGTCAGGTGTCTGGGAAGCCTAATCAGATGTTAAGGCCAGTCCTGCTACAACCTATTCTTGTTACAGGCCAGCCATTTGAGCATTTAGTTATTTATTCTGTTCTAAACCTGGTAGCACCTACATGTTAACTGTGATGTCAGGCAACGAGATATCCTGCAGCCTATCCACTTCGCAATATTACCACTAAGTCTGTCGTGAAGGCTTTGTCCCAGTTAAGTATTCAAAACATGGAGATTGTGGTGATTCAGAGCGATCAGGGTTCCAACTTCACGTCGCGCATATTTGCACAAGTCTTGCGACAATTGCGCATAACATAATCAGGCCAGTGCTTATTATGCGCCGAGTCAAGGGGCCCTTGAGTGTTTTCATCGAGACTTTGAAGTAACTGTTACGTGCTGCACTGAATTAGAATGTGACTGGGAAGAGGGGTTACCCTGGTTGCTACTCTGTTAACGTATCACGAGCACTGGGTTCAGTcctaatgaccttgtttttggtcATACTGTGTGTGGTCCCCTTGTGTATTAAAGGAGGATTGGAAGGTGGTTGAGCATCCCCCAAATGTGTCATATGTTAGTGGTTTCTGACACCAGTTGCATGTAGCTTGTGAAATGGCTAAAGGAAAACTAGCATCCTCTCAGGTGAGGATGAAAAGGTTGTATGACTGGCGATCTGAGCTTTGACAATTTAGTCCATGGGACCAGGTTCTGGCCCTGCTGACCATtgttggttctccttttcaagccaaAGTCAGCGGCACATACACTGGTTTACCAATTGTCTGATTTTAAACTAGCTGACTGCTACCCCTGAGCGCAGAAAAGCAAATCAGCTCTGCCATGTCAATTTGTGAAAGCCCTATTATGCTTGTTTGTCTTCTGAATTGGCTAAATCAGAACAATGTGCTAAAACTGATGTGGTTAGTCCTGTTCTTTTGGTGGAATCTGTTGATCGGAGGTCAGCCACTCCACCTTCACATACAGTGGCAATGTGATGAAGAGGGGGTGCCGGGCCCTGATTGTATTTTGCAGGGTAGGTTGATGAATTCAGAGTCCCTTGCAAACTTGGAGCGTTTGGGTAAGCTGTCTGATTGTCTAGCaaagttaacttctatgggctaggtgggacgtttgcgtcccaccctagtcaacagccagtggaatcgcttggtgcgaaatacaaatgcctcaaaacatatgactattttacaccattttaaagacaagactctcgttaatctaaacacattgtccggtttcaaaaaggctttacagcgaaagcaaaacattagattatgtcaggagagtaccctgccaaaaataatcacacagccattttcaaagcaagcatatatgtcacaaaaaccaaaaccacagctaaatgcagcactaacctttgatgatcttcatcagatgacactcctaggacattatgttatacaatacatgcatgttttgttcaatcaagttcatatttatataaaaaaaccagctttttacattagcatgtgaagttcagaactagcatacccaccgaaaacttccggtgaatttactaaattactcatgataaacgttgacaaaatacataacaattattttaagaattatagatacagaactcctttatgcaaacgctgtgtcagattttaaaatagcttttcggcgaaagcacattttgcaatattctgagtacatagctcggccatcacaggctagctaatttgacacccaccaagtttggggctcactaaactcagaattactattagaaaaattggattacctttgctgttcttcgtcagaatgcactcccaggacttctacttcaacaacaaatgttgttttggttccaaataatccatagttatatccaaatacctccgttttgttcctgcattcaggtcactatccgaagggtaacgtgcgagcgcatttcatgacaaaacaattcaaaatattccattaacgtacttcgaagcatgtcaaacgctgtttaaaataaatgtttatgctatttttctcgtaaaatagcgataatattccaaccgggcaacgttgtattcattcaaaggctgaaagaaaaaaattgagaagtctcgtgaacccgcatctcagtctcactgtccccaggctgaccacttacaaactttGCTGCTGTaatttgcccagagacagcagacaccccattctacTTTCTAGCTGCTTTagggagccaatggaagccttagaaagtgtcacgttacagcacagatgctgtatttttgatagagatgcaacagaaggacaacaaattgtcagacagggcacttcctgtatggaatcttctcaggttttggcctgccatatgagttctgttatactcacagacaccattcaaacagttttagaaacttgagagtgttttctatccaaatctactaattatatgcatattcttgtttttgggcaagagtagtaaccagtttaaattgggtacgtgaaaatactgccccctagccccaacaggttttaactgatTTGATCACTGATTTTCAGTCTTTGTTTTCTGTCACCTTCTCGTACTCATTTTGCAGTGCACGATATTTATGTTGGGGATGCTGTCCCCATGAAACTTTATCGCGTCTCATTGGAGAAGCTACGTAACTTGGACTCAGATTAAGTTCATGCTAGTTAATGATATCGCTGTAGCATTATTCTTCAGTTGGGCCACTCTCTTGGAGAGCAAGCCAGATGGTTCTCTTAGATTTTGCACTGATTCTCGGAAGGTTAATAGTGTGACAACCTGACTGTTACCCACTCCCACGGATGGAAGATTGTTTTGACCAGGTTGGTGTTGCCCGGTTTGTCAGCAAGTTGGAGTTGCTGAAGGGTTACTGGCTGGTGCCTTTTTCATCAGGAGCTTGTGAAATATCTGCTTTTATTACTCCTTCAGGTCTTTACTCCTATACGGTCATGAGTTTGGGCCTATACAACGCTCCTGCTACATTTCAGCGTCTTATGAATAGGGTGATCTCTGGCCTTGAAGACTGTACTGTTTATCTAGATGTCGTGGTTGTTTATAGTGACACTTGGGAGCGACATCTGGTGCAGATGCAGACTCTGTTTGAGCATTTGGCTGAGGCCTGTCTCACTGTGAACTTAGCCAAATGTGAGTTTGCCCAGGCAACAGTGACTACATCGGCAGAGTGGTTGGGCAGGGTCATGTTCTCCCAGTGCGGGCTAAAGTGACCACCGCCCATCACCAAGAAGGAGCTGCAATTAGATGGATTGGATTAGATGCACCTGTCAACACTTACACACATTTTACCTTCATCCATGCATCTCCATTACACCCCTAACATGCCTACTTTCACACTTCACAGGTTAGTTTTATACTTTGTTagttatttaataaatgttttcgTTACTCCTTAACTGCTAACGTGTGGACTCCTTGTTTGTCACCATCgacgagccaggttgtgacaatgCTGACATAGCttagactgtagcctacaaaagcctattcctgctatTTTCACGTGATCCCGCAAACACATTTGATGTCAtcgtagtggtctctgacttgtggtcagactcattTACGTTGAACAAATTACTTTTGCGCCTTTTtgcaatgctgatttgaatgtcctTGAACAGAAGCGTTAAAGATTTTTTCTGaatatcctttctgaatttaaaagtaatccttgaagtaatcgtctagtttttcaaaagtatctaattacaatatttttgctggtaacaggttagttttttgtaatcccttacatgtaacggattacatgtgaTCTGTTGCTCCCTAACCCTGGAGGTCGGCTAGCGATGGCTGTTTAACTGTCCGATGGCCTGGAGAtggaagctatttttcagtcccAGCTTGGATGCGCCTGTACAGTCTCCACCTTCTCGGTGGCAGCGGTGTGAACAGGCcctggctcgggtggctgaggtccttgaggGTCTTCTAGGTGTTCCtatgacaccgggtgctgtagatgtcctggagggcaggcagtgtgtccCCGGTGATGTgctgggctgaccgcaccaccctctggagaacccgGCGGTGATGTTGCAGTGATATACAGCCCAACAGAATGCTCTCGacggtgcatctgtagaagttccTTAATCACAACAGCTGATAGCTTAAACCTATAAGCCAATATGACTCCTGTCAATGACAAAGGTGGCAGGAATGGCACTTTCAAATACCTTGTTCTGTTAAGACTGTGCAGGGAGCATACCCCTCTGATATTTTTTGAATTTCGTATGTGTGAAAAGACAATTGATGCTGCATAACTTATGGACTTGGATTGGTCTGTTTATGCCATGTTTTATGGGTTTTATGAATTGTGTTGGTACGCAGTGTTTGCATTCTTGATTACCTCAAAGCCGTCCATGTCTCTATTATTCAAGATCATGTGCTGTAGTTTAGAGAGCATcctcccatctttctctctctcacacaccttaTCTATCACATCACGTGATGATTCATAGGAAGGTTATAAAAGATTTGAGTTTATGGAAGATTACAGCAGGGAGAGATAAGCCCTTGTACCACGCCCCTTCATTCAATAAAAACAAAGTCACATGATCCTCACTCTAATCCATGCACCTGAGATCAGGTAGTAGAAGGTACCTTTGCATAAAGTCTACTATATGTAAACATCTGTTCTCTTCCACAGCAATGGTCAGAAATATCAATATTTTACATCTTAGTAGCCTCATCAGACAAAGGCCAATCCTGCACTTGTAATTTCATGACGTTTTTTGtggaaaatatttgtttttatatttttgaaatTGTATGTAAAGATACAATATAGGCTAGTCAATGTATTAAGCCTACCACTTATCATTTACTAATATTTGTGTGTAGCCTATGGTCTTAAAACAGTAATATTAATGAATGTGAACACGCCCCTTGCTCTGTAGTTGAGTTGATCATATCGAAGGGCAAGACACGGGGCAGATTCAGACATTTTGCTGCtatttttacccccccccccccgccccacacacacacacacacacacacacaggcagccaACCTTGTAAAGCGATTAGCAACTCGGATGGTACTTTCACTTAGTCACAGTGTATCCACAGCATTATTATTTGCCGTGCTTTACAATAGCGTTACTACGAGTACTGAAATCGGGGGTATCCCACGTGCACTCAAGAAAATCTGCTTTATTGCAGCCATTGTCACGATTACAGTAAAAAAGCAACAAGTATTTGCCTTAAAGGGATCCGAAAAAATATCTGCGCGCCATACCTTGACCTGCGGGCTCAGTACACAGCGCATTTACAACCTCTCTCCctttatccctctccctctctacctctatgACCCTGAGCACGCGCACCAGAGACAATTCGGTCTTGCTCAGTAATTTGCATGTGTTGTAAACTTGTAAACACCCCGGGTGCATTGAGCTTATCGCCAATCATTTTATAACAGATTAATCTTGCACGCCGGCCCCGGGTTCCATTCGTCGAATATTGAAAATGAGAAATCCTGGCCGCGTTTGGCCGCGTTCCGCCAACCTGTCTGCACATGACGCAGAGAGGGGACTACTTAAAGGTAGATTAACGCTGGCAAGACATTAAATCCAACCTCCCTGCATCCAGACACAGCGCACGACTCACCAGTCTGATCTTAAGATCGACAATAGGAGGGTTTATTGTAATCAGCCTTTCGGACTCCCCAAGAAAACGAGAAAGTGTCAGCGTCACGCGAGCACTCGGGCAGACGCACAGAGCCCTATTGCACGACGCGCGATAGAggagggcaggacaggacagctGCGGGCTCATGATCAATGCATTTGTCAGATAACCTCCGAGCCTCTGGAGAGTGACAACGACCAAAGACCCAAGGAAATATTTTCCACATATTCGGCAGGAGTTCGTGCAGTGTGCCGTGGACTCTCGCCTCCTCCGGATGAACAACAATGGGGGAATGGACCATACTAGAGAGGCTCCTGGAGGCTGCTGTCCAGCAGCACTCTACTATGATAGGAAGGTAAGAGTAAAATGTCAACTGTATTTGCAGTAAATACAGTTGCCTGTTTAAATGGCTGTTGTTGGGGATAGATCGGTTCCTGTGCCATGCACTAACTGAGAGGCAGAGACCGTGCCCTATTGCCTGCTCCGCTTACATTACCAAACCAACGCtggcaaaacattttaaaacacaaATACAGATGAATGCCAATTAGTAAATACTTCAGAGTACACAAAGTATGTAACACAAATGACAACAAAGCATAATACACACATCATCCAAAACTCCATGCTGAGAGCGAGCAAAGCGTCATCCCAGCAAATAGCGTTCGGTTTCAGCACTGGACAGCTCCCAAACACACGCCTGCTTAGAGCGCCACTGTAAATCATTTACGGACTTTATATTcatactttgtttgtttgttttttaggaTCCTACTAACTGTGGTGGTGATCTTCCGGATTCTAATCGTAGCAATAGTTGGAGAGACGGTCTATGATGACGAGCAAACGATGTTTGTTTGTAATACCTTACAACCTGGCTGCAACCAGGCTTGCTACGACAAGGCATTCCCAATTTCACACATTAGATTTTGGGTTTTCCAGATCATAATGGTTTGCACCCCGAGTCTTTGTTTTATCACATACTCGGTGCATCAGTCAGCGAAACAGAAGGAGCGACGGTACTCCACCGTCTTTCTGTCCCTGGATAAGGATCAAGATTCAATGAAACGAGATGACAGCAAAAAGATTAAAAACACCATTGTGAATGGAGTACTTCAGAACACAGAGAACTCCACCAAAGAAGCCGAACCCGACTGTTTGGAAGTCAAAGAGATCCCCAATTCAGCCATGAGAACTACTGGGAAGTCTAAAAAGAGTCGGCAAGAGGGTATCTCGAGGTTTTACATAATTCAAGTGGTTTTCAGAAACGCGCTGGAAATAGGGTTTTTAGTGGGTCAATATTTCTTGTATGGATTCAACGTCCCGTCGGTGTACGAATGTGATCGATACCCATGCATAAAAGATGTCGAGTGCTATGTTTCCAGACCAACTGAGAAGACCGTGTTTCTAGTCTTCATGTTCGCGGTCAGTGGCTTTTGTGTGTTGCTGAATCTGGCAGAACTCAATCATTTGGGGTGGAAGAAAATCAAAACGGCGGTGCGAGGAGTGCAGGCGAGGCGGAAGTCCATTTATGAAATCAGAAATAAGGACTTGCCCCGAATGAGTGTGCCTAATTTCGGTCGTACTCAATCCAGTGACTCTGCTTATGTGTAGCACATGGAGAGAGTTACCGGAGGGACAATGTGCGATGTGTAAAGATTGAACCAAGATGAACCGGGATGTACAGCTCCTCACACCACATCCGTTTCATGACTTAAACGAGTGGGCagattttttatttgtttgtctTTTATGGACTCCAATGGCAAGCCTGGATTCCACGTTTGTTGACTTATTACAATGCACTGATTCAACTTTGTAGTAACGTTTATACTCTGTAAAGCGCTAAATGTAGATCATGTCGACGTGTTCACGCATTTACTCTTTGTGGGCTGATCTACTGTACTTGAAGAGTGTAAATGCAAATTGAACTAAGAGGTGAACACCGGGGAGCCAAACCTAACCCGATTTCAAACCGATTTTTGACAACCTATTTAAGAAACACAATACACCGGTTGACCATGTGTTCGAAGGAAAATCTATTCTCCATATTTATATAGGCATATGGATAAATATTTAAATCAATTTTGTCTAGATTGACCTAGTTGAAATACATTTAGCATCATTGGTGTTTTTTGTTGCCTGTGTTCGCACCACTGACCTTAACGTATGTAATCATTCCATTTCTATATGGCTGACTTGCAAAACAGTATCTGGTGGATTTGCTGCAAACGCTAACGTCTGTGACTTCCTTAATTTATAATACACCAAAGCGCCCACTGCTTTTATTTGTGAAAAGTGTTTTCTTGCTTTCGTGTAATCAAGTGCCATACttgtacataaacacatatatacacacatatatatatatatatatatatatatatgtatatatatgtatacatataaatatataatattatTCAACATGAAAGATAATTCCCTGCTTGAATTATGCTAAATGCCGCCCAATTTTTTTGCTTTAAGTGTATTTGTTGTGATTTAAATGGAAAggatatattacatttacatctctctttttatttagaaaatgactggaaaataa encodes:
- the LOC115162161 gene encoding gap junction delta-2 protein, which gives rise to MGEWTILERLLEAAVQQHSTMIGRILLTVVVIFRILIVAIVGETVYDDEQTMFVCNTLQPGCNQACYDKAFPISHIRFWVFQIIMVCTPSLCFITYSVHQSAKQKERRYSTVFLSLDKDQDSMKRDDSKKIKNTIVNGVLQNTENSTKEAEPDCLEVKEIPNSAMRTTGKSKKSRQEGISRFYIIQVVFRNALEIGFLVGQYFLYGFNVPSVYECDRYPCIKDVECYVSRPTEKTVFLVFMFAVSGFCVLLNLAELNHLGWKKIKTAVRGVQARRKSIYEIRNKDLPRMSVPNFGRTQSSDSAYV